The following proteins are co-located in the Parafannyhessea umbonata genome:
- a CDS encoding flavodoxin family protein, which yields MGKAVLIVSSSPRKNGNSETLADAFAKGAREAGHSVETVRLREKQLGFCKGCLACLKMGHCVIQDDAVGIVAKMHDADVLVFATPVYYYSVCGQLKTMLDRANPLFDSDYSFTEAYLLATAAESGRSTFDGAEKAVQGWVDCFPRCTLAGTVFAGGVNGVGDIAGHPALEQARRMGMGV from the coding sequence ATGGGCAAAGCGGTTTTGATAGTCTCTTCAAGTCCTCGAAAGAATGGCAATTCCGAGACGTTGGCGGACGCCTTCGCCAAAGGCGCACGGGAAGCGGGTCACAGCGTGGAGACCGTGCGCCTGCGCGAAAAGCAGCTCGGCTTCTGCAAGGGCTGCCTTGCCTGCCTGAAGATGGGGCACTGCGTCATCCAAGACGATGCCGTGGGAATTGTCGCCAAGATGCACGATGCGGATGTGTTGGTGTTCGCAACGCCCGTCTACTACTACAGCGTCTGTGGCCAGCTCAAGACCATGCTGGACCGCGCCAACCCGCTTTTCGACTCCGATTACTCATTCACCGAGGCGTATCTTTTGGCGACGGCGGCGGAGAGTGGGCGCTCGACCTTTGACGGAGCGGAAAAGGCCGTGCAGGGATGGGTCGACTGCTTCCCCCGCTGCACGCTTGCCGGAACGGTCTTCGCTGGTGGCGTAAACGGCGTGGGCGATATCGCCGGGCATCCCGCCCTGGAGCAGGCGCGACGAATGGGCATGGGAGTCTAG
- a CDS encoding MerR family transcriptional regulator, whose product MYTIGQVAEMFGLPVSTLRYYDKQGLFPGLERTSGIRRFGDTELEALRVIECLKKAGMEIKDIRLFMEWCAEGPSTYPKRKAMFEERKAHVESEIAKMNRVLDMLKFKCWYYEQAIQDGNEDRLEALIPDDLPEEIKGTYENAHAR is encoded by the coding sequence ATGTACACAATCGGACAGGTGGCGGAGATGTTCGGTCTGCCCGTTTCCACGCTGCGGTATTACGACAAACAGGGGCTGTTCCCGGGATTGGAACGGACGTCCGGTATTCGCCGATTCGGCGATACGGAACTCGAAGCACTCCGGGTCATCGAATGCCTGAAGAAGGCGGGGATGGAGATCAAGGACATCCGACTGTTCATGGAATGGTGTGCGGAGGGCCCGTCCACTTATCCCAAGCGCAAGGCAATGTTCGAGGAGCGGAAGGCCCACGTGGAGTCGGAGATCGCGAAGATGAACCGCGTGCTGGACATGCTGAAGTTCAAATGCTGGTACTACGAGCAGGCGATTCAAGATGGCAACGAGGATAGGCTGGAGGCACTGATTCCCGACGATTTGCCAGAGGAAATCAAGGGCACCTACGAAAACGCACACGCTCGATAA
- a CDS encoding flavodoxin family protein, which produces MGKAVLIVSSSPRKNGNSETLADAFAKGAREAGHSVETVRLREKQLGFCKGCLACLKMGHCVIQDDAVGIVAKMHDADVLVFATPVYYYSVCGQLKTMLDRANPLFDSDYSFTEAYLLATAAESGRSTFDGAEKAVQGWVDCFPAARLPERSSLVA; this is translated from the coding sequence ATGGGCAAAGCGGTTTTGATAGTCTCTTCAAGTCCTCGAAAGAATGGCAATTCCGAGACGTTGGCGGACGCCTTCGCCAAAGGCGCACGGGAAGCGGGTCACAGCGTGGAGACCGTGCGCCTGCGCGAAAAGCAGCTCGGCTTCTGCAAGGGCTGCCTTGCCTGCCTGAAGATGGGGCACTGCGTCATCCAAGACGATGCCGTGGGAATTGTCGCCAAGATGCACGATGCGGATGTGTTGGTGTTCGCAACGCCCGTCTACTACTACAGCGTCTGTGGCCAGCTCAAGACCATGCTGGACCGCGCCAACCCGCTTTTCGACTCCGATTACTCATTCACCGAGGCGTATCTTTTGGCGACGGCGGCGGAGAGTGGGCGCTCGACCTTTGACGGAGCGGAAAAGGCCGTGCAGGGATGGGTCGACTGCTTCCCCGCTGCACGCTTGCCGGAACGGTCTTCGCTGGTGGCGTAA
- a CDS encoding carboxymuconolactone decarboxylase family protein, whose protein sequence is MPWGLRPKFAQLNDDVLFGEVWSREDRLSLRDRSVVTVVALMAQGLTDSSFQYHLMSAKSNGVTRTEIAEILTHAAFYAGWPKAWAAFRMAKEVWANDDAADARAEHQNEMVFPIGAPNDAFAKYFVGQSYLAPLSTEQVGIYNVTFEPGCRNNWHTHHAKSGGDRFSSAWLVEGFTRNGANRHKSCALAM, encoded by the coding sequence ATGCCCTGGGGACTTCGCCCCAAATTCGCACAGCTCAACGATGACGTGCTGTTCGGCGAGGTATGGAGCCGAGAAGACCGGCTTTCCCTTCGAGACCGCAGCGTGGTGACGGTGGTTGCCTTGATGGCGCAGGGGCTGACGGACTCTTCGTTCCAATATCATCTGATGTCGGCAAAGAGCAACGGTGTGACTAGGACGGAGATAGCGGAAATCCTGACACATGCGGCGTTTTACGCGGGGTGGCCCAAGGCGTGGGCGGCCTTTCGTATGGCGAAGGAGGTCTGGGCAAATGACGATGCCGCTGATGCAAGAGCTGAGCATCAAAACGAGATGGTCTTTCCTATCGGTGCTCCCAACGATGCATTCGCGAAGTACTTTGTCGGGCAAAGCTACCTCGCGCCCCTTTCCACCGAGCAGGTCGGCATTTACAACGTTACGTTTGAACCCGGCTGCCGCAACAACTGGCACACGCATCACGCCAAAAGCGGTGGGGACAGATTCTCGTCTGCGTGGCTGGTCGAGGGATTTACCAGGAATGGGGCAAACCGGCACAAGAGCTGTGCCCTGGCGATGTAG